A genome region from Candidatus Acidulodesulfobacterium acidiphilum includes the following:
- a CDS encoding outer membrane protein assembly factor BamA, whose product PINERFFLGGRTTVRGFPQDSIGLVNLNPYGYPIGGDVMENYNLQLNIPVYKSVDFFIFQDGGNVFLDTSDVRPLALYKSAGAGIMYLSPIGPISFSYGFILTREPYWPAGGVNFTVGTSF is encoded by the coding sequence CCGATAAACGAAAGGTTTTTTCTCGGCGGAAGAACGACCGTCAGAGGTTTCCCTCAGGATTCTATAGGACTCGTAAACTTAAATCCTTACGGCTATCCTATAGGCGGAGACGTTATGGAAAATTATAATCTTCAGCTCAATATACCCGTTTATAAAAGTGTTGATTTTTTTATTTTTCAGGACGGAGGCAACGTTTTTTTGGATACGTCGGACGTAAGGCCTTTAGCGCTTTATAAATCGGCAGGAGCGGGCATAATGTATCTTTCGCCGATAGGGCCGATAAGTTTTTCGTACGGCTTTATTCTTACGAGGGAACCTTACTGGCCTGCGGGAGGAGTTAATTTTACCGTGGGGACTTCTTTCTAA